A DNA window from Salvelinus fontinalis isolate EN_2023a chromosome 28, ASM2944872v1, whole genome shotgun sequence contains the following coding sequences:
- the LOC129826326 gene encoding ubiquitin-conjugating enzyme E2 D4 — protein sequence MALKRIQKELTDLQRDPPAQCSAGPVGDDLFHWQATIMGPNDSPYQGGVFFLTIHFPTDYPFKPPKVAFTTKIYHPNINSNGSICLDILRSQWSPALTVSKVLLSICSLLCDPNPDDPLVPEIAHTYKADREKYNRLAREWTQKYAM from the exons ATGGCGTTGAAAAGAATTCAAAAG GAACTGACAGATTTGCAGAGGGATCCACCTGCACAGTGCTCAGCGGGACCAGTTGGAGATGATT TGTTTCACTGGCAGGCAACAATAATGGGTCCG aatGACAGTCCTTATCAGGGAGGAGTGTTCTTCTTGACTATTCACTTCCCTACAGATTACCCCTTCAAACCACCAAAG GTTGCGTTCACGACAAAGATCTACCACCCTAATATCAACAGCAATGGAAGTATTTGTCTGGATATATTGAGATCGCAATGGTCGCCTGCACTCACTGTATCAAAAG TTCTCTTGTCAATCTGCTCTCTGCTTTGCGATCCGAACCCAGATGACCCGCTTGTACCAGAGATTGCACACACCTACAAAGCTGACAGGGAAAA GTACAACAGACTAGCAAGAGAATGGACACAGAAGTATGCAATGTGA